TCATTAGCCTGAATCTCTTAATGAAAAAGGAGCGTCGATGAAAGGATTACACGCCATCGGCATCACCGTTACCGCCGCCAGCCAGACGCTGGTGGAACCGGTAGATCTCACCTTGCTGCCAGGTCAGCCACTCACGTTACTGGGCGAAACGGGTTCGGGTAAAAGCCTGTTGGCGCAGGCCATCATGGGCATTTTGCCAGACGATCTGCAGGCGAGCGGCACGCTTATCATCAACGATCGATGCTTCACTCTACCGCAGGATGTCGCGCTATTACGCACTTTGTGGGGCCACACCTTAGCTTCGTTGCCGCAGGAACCCTGGTTATCGCTCGATCCCACCATGTCAGTGCTACAGCAGGTGGCGGAAGGCTATCGTTTTGTGCGCGGACAAACAAAAGCAGACAGCGAAAACGCTGCCAGCAGTGATTTACAGCAGCTGGGCCTGGCGCAATCGACATCCCGTTATCCGTGGCAACTCTCCGGCGGTATGGCGCAGCGCGCCGCCTTTGCAGCCGCTCGCGCAGGCGGTGCGCAGATATTGCTAGCCGATGAGCCAACCAAAGGACTGGATGTGGCGCGTCGTGATGAGGTAGCGGCCTTGCTGCGCAGAGAAGTGGCTGAGGGCGGCACGCTACTCACCATCACGCACGATATCGCCCTGGCCCGACAGCTGGGCGGCGAGGTGATCGTGATGCACAAAGGGAAAGTCATTGAACAGGGCAGGGCGGAGCAGGTAATGCATTCACCGCAGCAAAGCTACACGCGCAAATTGCTCGCCGCCGATCCGGCCGCATGGCCCGCGCGGCAGCAAACTTTCATTGCAAGTAAACCAGT
The nucleotide sequence above comes from Pantoea nemavictus. Encoded proteins:
- a CDS encoding ABC transporter ATP-binding protein — translated: MKGLHAIGITVTAASQTLVEPVDLTLLPGQPLTLLGETGSGKSLLAQAIMGILPDDLQASGTLIINDRCFTLPQDVALLRTLWGHTLASLPQEPWLSLDPTMSVLQQVAEGYRFVRGQTKADSENAASSDLQQLGLAQSTSRYPWQLSGGMAQRAAFAAARAGGAQILLADEPTKGLDVARRDEVAALLRREVAEGGTLLTITHDIALARQLGGEVIVMHKGKVIEQGRAEQVMHSPQQSYTRKLLAADPAAWPARQQTFIASKPVVSAEGIQLQRGGKMLGVPENFTLHAGEVVGLYGASGSGKSSFGDVLLGLLTPQQGRITRHVAVDTLKYQKIYQDPSALFPPTRTLGQSLNDLLRRHRIASPRRDALMEQLALAPDLLKRRPDALSGGELQRLSLLRVMLLEPVFLFADEPTSRLDPRVQQQTIQLITSLASEQQCAVLLVSHDRDLLEKGTHRVIAMETRN